Proteins encoded in a region of the Labeo rohita strain BAU-BD-2019 chromosome 22, IGBB_LRoh.1.0, whole genome shotgun sequence genome:
- the LOC127153168 gene encoding NLR family CARD domain-containing protein 3 translates to MASRMNLAKTHDTKTKTVKSLSENESSEPSCVSMKSDRSMDPPVVFSLRNTSADLSLRKNESPEPSCVSMKSDRSMDPPVVFSLGDTSADLSQKQEGSESYMVKKNLDSIFKELEQKIISVMKSELKSFKRLLYPDYPECSERDHYDNEGHSRIREGLFKITLHFLRKMNQKDLANKLQTKLMPVYQQKLKSRLQDKYQRINEGMSSHGDSARLNEIYTELYITEGGSGEVNNEHEVRQIETVSRRPETQETPVNCNDIFKPTPGQDKPIRTVLTKGVAGIGKTVSVQKFILDWAEGKANQDVHFIFPLPFRELNLIQKNLSLVQLLNHLYSETKEFKSSDYDDYKVMLIFDGLDECRLRLNFQNNPSLSDVTESVSVDVLLTNLIKGNLLPSALLWITSRPAAANQIPPDCVDQVTEVRGFNDPQKDEYFRKRINNQNLAERIVTHIRSSRSLHIMCHIPVFCWISATVLERMMSKAERSEIPKTLTQMFTHFLIFQTKLKTQKYDGKYEIDPDHAKKTILSLGKLAFEQLEKGNLIFYEEDLKECGIDVREVSIYSGVCTQIFREEFGLQLGKVYSFVHLSIQEFLAALFKLLSVSEQNTGLKNMFKSRGSDLMFITNLLKEEVDKALQSENGHWDLFLRFLLGLSLESNQTLLQGLLRKTVSSSQSNLETATYIKQKIRENPSPEKSINLFHCLNELNDRSLEQEVQTYLSRTGASRLSGVKLSPAQWSALVFVLLNSEEQLDEFILSKYDPSEECLLMLLPVIKASRKADLSNCHITQEGCAALISALISNPSHLKELNLSYNKPGDSGVKLLSALLEDPHCKLEKLQLWDCSIGEKGCAALISALKSNPSHLRELNLNDNKPGDSGVKLLSALLEDPNCKLEKLQLWNCSIGEEGCTALISALRSNPSHLKELNLNNNKPGESGVKLLSTLLKDPHCKLEKLELWRCSIGEGGCAALISSLRSNSSNLRELNLKYNKPGDSGVKLGSALLEDPDCKLKKLHI, encoded by the exons ATGGCCTCCAGGATGAATCTTGCAAAAACACATGACACTAAGACAAAGACAGTCAAGAG CCTGTCTGAGAATGAATCTTCTGAACCCAGCTGTGTGTCCATGAAGAGTGACCGCTCAATGGATCCTCCAGTTGTATTCAGTTTGAGAAATACGTCTGCTGATTTGAG CCTGCGTAAGAATGAATCTCCTGAACCCAGCTGTGTGTCCATGAAGAGTGACCGCTCAATGGATCCTCCCGTTGTATTCAGTTTGGGAGATACGTCTGCTGATTTGAG tcaAAAACAGGAGGGATCAGAATCATACATGGTAAAGAAGAACTTGGACTCCATTTTCAAG GagcttgaacagaaaatcatcTCTGTGATGAAGAGTgagttaaaaagttttaagagaCTACTGTATCCAGATTACCCAGAATGCTCTGAAAGAGACCATTATGATAATGAAGGCCATAGCAGAATCAGAGAGGGGCTTTTTAAGATCACACTGCACTTCCTGAGGAAGATGAACCAGAAAGACCTCGCTAACAAACTACAGACCA AACTGATGCCTGTGTatcaacaaaaactcaaatcCAGACTACAGGATAAATACCAGAGAATCAATGAAGGAATGTCCAGTCATGGAGACTCTGCACGTTtgaatgagatctacacagagctctacatcacagagGGAGGGAGTGGAGAGGTTAATAATGAacatgaggtgagacagattgagacaGTGTCCAGGAGACCAGAGACACAGGAAACACCAGTCAACtgcaatgacatttttaaacccacacctggacaagacaaacccatcagaactgtgctgacTAAAGGAGTTGCTGgaattggaaaaacagtctctgtgcagaagttcattctggactgggctgaaggaAAAGCAAATCAGGATGTTCATttcatatttccacttcctttcaggGAACTGAATTTGATACAGAAAAATCTCAGTCTTGTGCAATTACTAAACCACCTTTACTCAGAAACCAAAGAATTCAAATCAAGTGATTATGATGACTACAAAGTCATGCTTATATTTGATGGTCTAGATGAATGTCGACTACGTCTAAATTTCCAAAACAATCCGAGCTTGTCTGATGTAACAGAATCAGTCTCGGTGGATGTGCTGCTGACCAACCTCATCAAGGGAAATCTACTTCCTTCTGCTCTCCTCTGGATCACCTCtcgaccagcagcagccaatcagattcctCCTGACTGTGTTGACCAGGTCACAGAAGTACGAGGATTCAACGACCCTCAGAAGGAtgaatatttcaggaagagaataAATAATCAGAATCTGGCTGAGAGAATCGTCACACACATCCGATCATCAAGAAGTCTGCACATCATGTGTCACATACCAGTCTTCTGCTGGATTTCAGCCACTGTTCTAGAGAGGATGATGAGTAAAGCAGAGAGATCAGAAATTCCCAAGACTCTCACACAAATGTTCACACATTTCCTGATCTTTCAGACCAAACTGAAGACTCAGAAGTATGATGGTAAATAtgaaattgatccagatcatgcTAAAAAGACTATTCTGTCTCTAGGAAAACTAGCTTTTGAACAGCTGGAAAAAGGGAACCTGATCTTCTATGAGGAGGATCTGAAAGAATGCGGCATTGATGTCAGAGAAGTGTCAATTTACTCAGGAGTTTGtacccagatcttcagagaggagTTTGGACTGCAGCTAGGGAAGGTGTAcagctttgttcatctgagtATTCAGGAGTTTCTTGCTGCTTTGTTCAAGCTACTGTCCgtttctgaacaaaacacaggaCTAAAGAACATGTTCAAGTCACGTGGATCAGATCTTATGTTCATAACCAATTTACTGAAGGAAGAAGTGGACAAGGCCTTACAGAGTGAGAACGGACACTGGGACCTTTTCCTCCGGTTCCTTCTAGGTCTCTCACTAGAGTCTAATCAGACTCTCTTACAAGGCCTCCTGAGAAAGACAGTAAGCAGCTCTCAGAGCAATCTGGAAACAGCTACATATATTAAACAGAAGATCAGGGAGAATCCCTCTCCAGAGAAATCCATCAACCTGTtccactgtctgaatgaactaaATGATCGTTCATTGGAGCAGGAAGTCCAAACATACTTGAGCAGAACAGGTGCCAGTCGTCTCTCTGGGGTCAAACTGTCTCCTGCTCAGTGGTCGGCTCTGGTGTTTGTGCTGTTGAACTCAGAAGAACAGCTGGATGAGTTTATTCTGAGTAAATATGATCCATCAGAAGAATGTCTTTTGATGCTGCTGCCGGTGATCAAAGCATCTAGAAAGGCTGA TCTTTCCAATTGTCATATCACACAGGAAGGCTGTGCTGCTCTGATTTCAGCTCTGatatcaaacccctcacacctgaaaGAACTCAATCTGAGCTATAATAAACCAGGAGActcaggagtgaagctgctctCTGCTTTACTGGAGGATCCACACTGCAAACTGGAGAAACTACA GCTGTGGGACTGCAGTATTGGAGAgaaaggttgtgctgctctgatttcagctctgaaatcaaacccctcacacctgagagaactgaatctgAATGATAATAAACCAGGAGActcaggagtgaagctgctctCTGCTCTACTGGAGGATCcaaactgtaaactggagaaatTACA GCTGTGGAACTGCAGTATTGGAGAAGAAGGCTGCACTGCTCTgatttcagctctgagatcaaacccctcacacctgaaaGAACTGAATCTGAACAATAATAAACCAGGAGAATCAGGAGTTAAGCTACTATCTACTCTACTGAAGGatccacactgtaaactggagaaactaga ACTGTGGCGCTGCAGTATTGGAGAGGGAGGCTGTGCTGCTCTGATTTCATCTCTGAGGTCCAACTCCTCgaacctgagagaactgaatctgAAATATAATAAACCAGGAGACTCAGGAGTGAAGCTGGGCTCTGCTCTACTGGAGGATCCAGACTGTAAACTGAAGAAACTACA TATTTGA